One Candidatus Ornithobacterium hominis genomic region harbors:
- a CDS encoding DUF445 domain-containing protein: MVLILKFIFIPIFSGLIGWITNKIAVWLLFNPKEPRNILGVKFQGVFPKRQHLIAQRIGDLVADDLLSVDSLKSQVFTDENMNHLNYFILSKVDYYFEYEFPKDHSFFNLFIGNSTKEKIKERLQDKIYESLDNASENFHDYLENKVNIRKIVSRKINALDSIEVNNLMNNILRNELGFIELTGAILGFIIGLIQVSLLEIINLL, from the coding sequence TTGGTTTTAATTTTAAAGTTTATCTTTATTCCTATTTTTTCTGGATTGATTGGGTGGATTACCAACAAAATTGCCGTTTGGCTTCTGTTTAACCCCAAAGAGCCTAGAAATATTTTAGGCGTTAAATTTCAAGGCGTTTTCCCCAAAAGGCAGCATTTGATTGCTCAACGCATTGGAGATTTGGTGGCAGATGATTTATTGTCTGTCGATTCCCTGAAATCACAGGTTTTTACTGATGAAAATATGAATCATCTCAATTACTTTATTTTATCAAAAGTAGATTATTATTTTGAATATGAGTTCCCAAAAGATCATTCATTTTTTAATTTATTCATCGGGAATTCAACCAAAGAAAAAATCAAAGAACGGCTGCAAGATAAAATTTATGAGAGTTTAGACAATGCTAGCGAAAACTTTCATGACTATTTAGAGAATAAGGTAAATATTCGAAAAATCGTTTCACGTAAAATCAATGCTTTAGATTCCATTGAGGTAAATAATCTGATGAATAATATTTTGAGAAATGAATTGGGATTTATTGAATTGACGGGCGCTATTTTAGGATTCATCATTGGTTTGATTCAAGTCAGTTTATTAGAAATTATTAATTTGCTCTAA
- a CDS encoding YtxH domain-containing protein — MKKSRGLLALLGLGAFAFWKYKNMSPDEKDKVKGKINEAKRKFSDATSDLKDSLDNKISQAKAELNDLKDQARKEAENVAENVAEEAKNI, encoded by the coding sequence ATGAAAAAGTCTAGAGGATTATTAGCATTATTAGGATTAGGAGCTTTTGCTTTTTGGAAATATAAAAACATGTCTCCTGATGAAAAAGATAAAGTGAAAGGGAAAATTAATGAGGCTAAAAGAAAATTTAGTGATGCTACTTCTGATTTAAAGGATTCTTTGGATAATAAAATCAGTCAAGCTAAAGCGGAATTAAACGATTTAAAAGATCAAGCAAGAAAAGAAGCTGAAAATGTGGCTGAAAATGTAGCTGAAGAAGCTAAAAATATCTAA
- a CDS encoding sulfatase family protein, which translates to MKRYVIIFFLYVFSVAYSQNKKPNIVIIISDDHAYQAISAYNKNHRYIDTPNIDRLAEGGMIFHKSYVNNSICGPSRASLLTGKMSHKNGYKDNENSSYNSNQQQFVNLLQENGYQTAWIGKYHLGYDPKGFDFYKILIGQGYYYNPDFIEKGKGKIREEGYVANLVEDAAEKWLDERDAEKPFCLVIGHKNTHRTWMPDLQDIGAFDKVKFSIPETFYDDYRSRKAAALQEMSIAKDMRMGYDLKMLGDDFRVDNNFKRMNEEQRKAFENYYKPIQKKLEKSKLKGEKLAEWKYKRYMNDYLSTAVSLDRNIGRTLDYLEKNGLDENTIVIYTSDQGFYLGEHGWFDKRWMYEESYRTPLLIKYPKIVPAKSSSNSFVMNIDIAPTLLELADVKIPRDIQGVSMLPILKNPNAETQNELYYHYYENGEHAVSPHFGVNNKRYKLIRYYKRVENWELFDLEKDPQEMDNIFDAPKYQEVKKEMMKLLKKEIQEYEDFDALNVLFEDQEFKKYSK; encoded by the coding sequence ATGAAAAGGTACGTAATTATTTTCTTTCTCTATGTTTTTTCGGTAGCATATTCACAAAATAAAAAGCCAAATATCGTCATCATTATTTCAGATGACCATGCATACCAAGCCATTAGCGCTTACAATAAAAATCATCGTTATATCGATACGCCCAATATCGACCGCTTGGCAGAGGGAGGAATGATTTTTCATAAATCTTACGTAAATAATTCCATCTGTGGCCCGAGCCGTGCTAGTCTGTTAACGGGGAAAATGAGCCATAAAAATGGCTACAAAGACAATGAAAATTCATCATACAATAGTAATCAGCAGCAATTTGTAAATTTATTGCAAGAAAACGGATACCAAACAGCCTGGATTGGCAAATACCATTTAGGCTACGACCCTAAGGGTTTTGATTTTTATAAAATACTCATCGGGCAAGGTTATTATTACAACCCAGATTTCATCGAAAAAGGAAAAGGAAAAATAAGAGAAGAAGGCTATGTAGCCAATTTAGTAGAAGATGCGGCAGAAAAATGGCTAGATGAGAGAGATGCAGAAAAACCCTTCTGCTTAGTCATAGGGCATAAAAACACACACCGAACGTGGATGCCTGATTTGCAGGACATTGGAGCTTTTGACAAAGTGAAATTCAGTATTCCTGAAACTTTTTATGACGATTACAGAAGCCGAAAAGCAGCAGCTCTGCAAGAAATGTCTATAGCAAAAGATATGCGAATGGGCTATGATTTGAAGATGCTGGGCGACGACTTTCGGGTAGATAATAATTTTAAGCGGATGAACGAAGAGCAGCGGAAAGCTTTTGAAAATTACTATAAGCCGATTCAGAAAAAATTAGAAAAAAGTAAGCTTAAAGGAGAAAAATTAGCTGAATGGAAGTATAAAAGATATATGAATGATTATTTATCAACAGCGGTTTCATTAGATAGAAATATTGGTAGAACTTTAGATTATTTAGAAAAAAATGGCTTAGATGAAAACACAATCGTGATTTATACTTCAGACCAAGGTTTTTACTTAGGAGAACATGGTTGGTTTGATAAGCGATGGATGTATGAAGAGTCTTACCGTACGCCGTTACTCATCAAATACCCCAAAATAGTGCCCGCAAAATCATCTTCAAATTCTTTTGTGATGAATATTGACATTGCCCCAACATTACTAGAATTGGCAGACGTGAAAATTCCTCGAGATATTCAGGGAGTGTCAATGCTACCGATTCTGAAAAATCCAAATGCTGAAACTCAAAATGAATTATATTATCATTATTATGAAAATGGAGAACATGCCGTTTCGCCGCATTTTGGAGTGAATAATAAAAGATATAAACTGATTCGCTATTACAAAAGAGTTGAAAACTGGGAACTTTTTGATTTAGAAAAAGATCCGCAAGAAATGGACAATATTTTTGATGCACCAAAATACCAAGAAGTGAAAAAAGAAATGATGAAATTGCTGAAAAAAGAAATTCAGGAATATGAGGATTTTGATGCTTTGAATGTGCTTTTTGAAGATCAAGAATTTAAAAAATATTCTAAATAA
- the aspS gene encoding aspartate--tRNA ligase, whose product MYRTHNNGELRLSDAGKKVKLSGWVQTIRDKGFIIWIDLRDRYGITQLVLEEEKSAPELLEKVRRLGREFVISVTGIVIEREAKNPNIPTGEIEILVENIAILNPSKLPPFTIEDETDGGEELRMKYRYLDIRRNPVKNKLIFRSQVAQKVREILSQQDFVEVETPVLIKSTPEGARDFVVPSRMNPGQFYALPQSPQTFKQLLMVGGLERYFQIVKCFRDEDLRADRQPEFTQIDCEMAFVEQEDILNIFEDLLKKLLQDIKGVEIGDFPRITYAEAMKKYGNDKPDIRFGMEFTELNALAQGKGFQVFDSQELIVGIAAPSCAGYTRKEIDQLIDWVKKPQVGALGLVWVKYNIDGSMKSSVDKFYSPEDLKAWADAMGAQPGDLLLVMAGPANKTRKQLSELRMEMAKRLNLRNPEEFAPLWVVDFPLLEWDEETQRYYAMHHPFTAPKPEDLNLLEENPKEVRANAYDLVLNGNEIGGGSIRIYNKEIQSKMFEILGFTEEEAKAQFGFLMNAFEFGAPPHGGIAFGFDRLVAILDGAETIRDYIAFPKNNAGRDVMIDAPAKIAEEQLEELNLKIEEK is encoded by the coding sequence ATGTATAGAACACACAATAACGGAGAGCTTCGGCTAAGTGACGCAGGCAAAAAAGTGAAACTAAGTGGCTGGGTACAAACCATACGAGATAAAGGATTTATAATTTGGATTGACTTGCGAGATCGCTACGGCATTACGCAATTGGTTTTAGAAGAAGAAAAATCTGCCCCCGAATTGCTAGAGAAAGTTCGCCGATTGGGTAGAGAATTTGTGATAAGCGTAACGGGGATTGTAATAGAAAGAGAGGCAAAAAATCCCAATATCCCAACAGGTGAAATTGAGATTTTGGTTGAGAATATAGCGATTTTAAATCCTTCAAAATTACCCCCTTTTACCATAGAAGATGAAACAGATGGAGGAGAGGAGCTACGAATGAAGTATCGCTACTTAGACATTCGCCGAAATCCAGTGAAAAATAAATTGATTTTCAGAAGCCAAGTCGCGCAAAAAGTTAGAGAAATTCTGAGCCAGCAGGATTTTGTAGAAGTAGAAACACCAGTCCTTATCAAGTCTACACCTGAAGGAGCTCGTGACTTTGTCGTGCCATCGCGTATGAACCCAGGGCAATTCTATGCCTTGCCTCAGTCGCCACAAACTTTTAAGCAATTGCTCATGGTAGGTGGTTTAGAACGCTATTTTCAGATTGTGAAATGCTTCAGAGATGAAGATTTAAGAGCTGATAGACAGCCAGAATTCACGCAAATCGATTGTGAAATGGCTTTTGTGGAGCAAGAAGATATTCTAAATATTTTTGAAGATTTACTAAAAAAATTACTTCAAGATATAAAAGGAGTAGAGATAGGTGATTTCCCGAGAATAACTTACGCTGAAGCGATGAAAAAATACGGGAATGATAAACCTGATATTCGCTTTGGCATGGAATTTACCGAGCTGAATGCGTTGGCACAAGGTAAAGGCTTTCAAGTTTTTGATTCGCAAGAATTAATCGTGGGTATCGCGGCACCTAGCTGTGCAGGATATACGAGAAAAGAAATAGACCAATTGATTGATTGGGTGAAGAAACCGCAAGTCGGCGCACTGGGCTTGGTGTGGGTAAAATACAATATCGACGGGAGCATGAAATCATCAGTAGATAAATTTTATTCGCCTGAGGATTTAAAGGCTTGGGCAGATGCGATGGGAGCTCAGCCAGGAGATTTACTATTGGTGATGGCTGGGCCTGCTAACAAAACACGAAAGCAACTGAGTGAACTGCGTATGGAAATGGCAAAACGTCTCAACCTGAGAAATCCAGAAGAATTTGCCCCACTGTGGGTGGTTGATTTCCCTTTGCTTGAGTGGGATGAAGAAACACAACGCTACTATGCCATGCATCATCCCTTCACGGCGCCTAAACCAGAAGATTTGAATTTACTAGAAGAAAATCCCAAAGAAGTCCGTGCCAATGCCTATGATTTGGTGCTGAACGGGAATGAAATTGGTGGAGGCTCAATCCGTATTTATAATAAAGAAATTCAATCTAAAATGTTTGAAATTCTAGGTTTCACAGAAGAAGAAGCAAAAGCACAGTTTGGCTTTTTGATGAACGCCTTTGAATTTGGTGCGCCTCCGCACGGCGGGATTGCTTTTGGATTTGACCGACTAGTAGCGATTTTGGACGGAGCAGAGACCATACGGGATTACATTGCGTTTCCGAAAAATAATGCAGGTAGAGATGTGATGATTGATGCGCCAGCAAAGATTGCAGAAGAGCAGCTAGAAGAATTGAACTTGAAAATAGAAGAAAAATAA
- the tpx gene encoding thiol peroxidase: MAEITLKGNKINTSGSLPEKDSQVKDVELINTDLERKKISDFNGKKLVFNIFPSVDTGVCAQSVRKFNESAGNKENTLVLCISKDLPFAQKRFCAAEGLDNVLMLSDFNSDFGDVYGCEIVDGPMQGLLSRAVIVTDENGKIVYNEQVKEITDEPNYDEALSYL, from the coding sequence ATGGCAGAGATTACATTGAAAGGAAATAAAATCAATACGAGTGGGAGTTTACCAGAAAAAGACTCTCAAGTAAAGGACGTGGAATTGATTAACACCGATTTAGAAAGAAAAAAAATTTCAGATTTCAACGGGAAGAAGTTAGTTTTCAATATTTTCCCGTCGGTTGATACTGGAGTTTGTGCTCAATCAGTAAGAAAATTTAACGAATCGGCAGGAAATAAAGAAAATACGTTGGTGCTTTGCATTTCAAAAGATTTACCATTTGCACAAAAGAGATTTTGTGCGGCGGAAGGCTTAGACAATGTTTTGATGCTGAGTGATTTCAATAGCGATTTTGGTGATGTTTACGGTTGTGAAATTGTAGATGGGCCAATGCAAGGTCTGCTGAGTAGAGCCGTAATTGTAACGGATGAAAACGGCAAAATCGTTTATAATGAGCAAGTAAAAGAAATTACCGATGAGCCAAATTATGATGAAGCTTTAAGCTATTTGTAA
- the msrA gene encoding peptide-methionine (S)-S-oxide reductase MsrA: MRKLILLVILGFLTLYSCQSQTKKTKINMDNSKKNHEIATLAGGCFWCIEAAFDELKGVVEVQSGYAGGSVKNPTYKQVCTGETGHAEVVQIRYNPSEISYAQLLDVFWVLHDPTTLNRQGNDVGTQYRSAIFYHNDEQKEIAEKSMAQSEERGDYSAKYVTEIVPLNDNFYPAEDYHSDYFVNNPENPYCGAVIAPKIKKFHQKFHDWLKPEFQ, from the coding sequence ATGAGAAAATTAATTCTTTTGGTAATTTTGGGATTTTTGACTTTATATTCTTGCCAATCTCAAACGAAAAAAACAAAAATAAACATGGATAATTCAAAAAAAAATCATGAAATAGCCACATTAGCAGGAGGTTGCTTTTGGTGTATTGAAGCTGCTTTTGATGAGCTAAAAGGAGTCGTGGAAGTACAATCAGGCTATGCTGGGGGGAGCGTGAAAAACCCAACATACAAGCAAGTATGCACTGGTGAAACAGGACATGCAGAAGTAGTACAGATTCGCTATAATCCGTCGGAGATTTCATATGCGCAATTGCTAGATGTTTTTTGGGTTTTGCATGACCCGACGACGCTCAATCGCCAAGGGAATGATGTTGGCACGCAATACCGCTCAGCAATATTTTATCATAACGATGAACAAAAGGAAATTGCAGAAAAATCGATGGCTCAAAGTGAAGAAAGAGGTGACTACTCTGCTAAATATGTGACAGAAATAGTCCCTTTGAATGATAATTTTTACCCAGCAGAAGACTATCATTCCGACTATTTTGTTAACAATCCTGAAAACCCGTATTGTGGTGCTGTAATTGCTCCTAAAATCAAAAAATTTCATCAGAAATTTCATGATTGGCTAAAACCAGAATTTCAATAA
- a CDS encoding anaerobic sulfatase maturase, with the protein MHYKNPLSFILVKPSGPDCNLGCTYCFYLEKEAMFPGAKKHRMSDEVLEELIKQGLSQADDYVQFTWQGGEPTLMGLDFYKKVVKLQQKYAKNQMIANALQTNGVLINDEWAQFLGRWNFLVGLSLDGPQHIHDKYRFTQGGKPSWEKVMAAQKKLSHWDVEMNAMCCVTNYSADFPDELYHFYKRLGMKWMQFIPIVETDKKDPSKAADFSLTPEKYGKFLKRIFDLWWNDFENGEPTTMVRNIDSVFYTYVDMPSPECTLLEQCGVYPTVEHNGDVFSCDFFVEDHWRLGNIMQGDQLIEMINSSTQMKFGKMKNILPEKCHTCEWYKNCYGGCTKDRIKDMRDEGNPRFCQSTIDFLEHSHSRLQFLAQRWKQRQLQSQQDTADIYNADFDF; encoded by the coding sequence ATGCACTACAAAAATCCCTTAAGTTTTATTCTCGTAAAACCCAGCGGCCCAGATTGTAATTTAGGTTGCACCTATTGTTTTTACTTAGAAAAAGAAGCTATGTTCCCTGGGGCTAAAAAACATCGTATGAGTGATGAAGTTTTGGAGGAATTAATCAAACAAGGTTTATCCCAGGCTGACGATTACGTGCAATTTACATGGCAAGGCGGCGAACCAACTTTGATGGGGCTGGATTTTTATAAAAAAGTTGTCAAATTACAACAAAAATATGCTAAAAATCAGATGATAGCCAATGCTTTGCAAACCAACGGTGTCCTGATTAACGATGAATGGGCACAATTTCTCGGCAGATGGAATTTTTTAGTTGGTTTAAGTTTGGATGGGCCTCAGCATATTCATGATAAATATCGGTTTACGCAAGGAGGAAAACCTTCTTGGGAAAAGGTGATGGCGGCTCAAAAAAAATTAAGCCATTGGGATGTTGAAATGAATGCGATGTGTTGCGTTACCAATTATTCCGCAGACTTTCCAGATGAGTTATACCATTTCTACAAAAGATTGGGAATGAAATGGATGCAGTTTATCCCGATTGTAGAAACAGATAAAAAAGACCCTAGCAAAGCTGCAGATTTTTCTCTCACTCCCGAAAAATATGGGAAATTTCTCAAAAGAATTTTTGATTTATGGTGGAATGATTTTGAAAATGGAGAACCCACAACGATGGTACGTAATATTGACTCAGTCTTTTATACCTATGTAGACATGCCTTCACCAGAATGTACACTTTTAGAGCAATGTGGTGTCTACCCTACAGTGGAACATAATGGTGATGTTTTTAGTTGTGATTTCTTCGTAGAAGATCATTGGCGCTTGGGTAACATCATGCAAGGTGACCAGTTGATTGAAATGATAAACAGCAGTACCCAAATGAAATTTGGGAAAATGAAAAATATTTTGCCTGAAAAATGCCACACTTGTGAATGGTATAAAAACTGCTATGGCGGCTGCACCAAAGACCGTATAAAAGATATGAGGGATGAAGGGAATCCTCGATTTTGCCAATCTACTATTGATTTCTTAGAACACAGCCATAGCCGATTACAATTTTTAGCACAACGCTGGAAGCAACGTCAACTCCAAAGTCAACAAGATACGGCTGATATTTATAATGCTGATTTTGATTTTTAG
- a CDS encoding pyruvate dehydrogenase complex E1 component subunit beta, whose product MSEKTFREVIAEAMSEEMRRDDSIYLMGEEVAEYNGAYKASKGMLDEFGPKRVIDTPIAEGGFSGIGVGSAMNGNRPIIEFMTFNFSLVAIDQIINNAAKMRQMSGGQWNIPIVFRGPTASAGQLAATHSQAFESWYANCPGLKVIVPSNPYDAKGLLKSAIRDDDPVIFMESEQMYGDKMEIPDEEYTIEIGKADIKIKGDSCTVVSFGKVIKEAQKAAEELAKDDINIELIDLRTIRPLDYETIINSVKKTNRLVVLEEAWPFGSVASEIAYMVQQKAFDYLDAPIKRITTPDAPSPYSSVLYEAWFPKAEEVVKAVKSVMYK is encoded by the coding sequence ATGAGCGAAAAAACATTTAGAGAAGTTATAGCAGAAGCAATGAGTGAAGAAATGCGACGAGATGATTCCATCTATTTAATGGGTGAAGAAGTTGCAGAATATAATGGAGCTTATAAAGCTTCAAAAGGAATGCTGGATGAATTTGGCCCAAAAAGAGTCATAGATACACCTATTGCTGAAGGTGGATTTTCTGGTATTGGTGTAGGTTCAGCTATGAACGGAAACAGGCCAATCATTGAGTTTATGACGTTTAACTTCTCACTTGTAGCAATAGACCAAATTATCAATAATGCGGCAAAAATGAGACAAATGAGTGGTGGGCAATGGAATATCCCGATTGTTTTCCGTGGGCCAACAGCTTCGGCTGGTCAATTGGCAGCGACACACTCACAGGCCTTTGAGAGTTGGTATGCCAACTGCCCAGGGCTAAAGGTTATAGTCCCGTCTAACCCGTATGATGCCAAAGGTTTGTTGAAATCAGCCATTCGAGATGACGACCCAGTTATCTTCATGGAATCAGAACAAATGTATGGTGATAAAATGGAGATTCCAGATGAGGAATATACCATTGAAATTGGTAAAGCTGACATCAAAATCAAAGGAGATTCTTGTACGGTAGTTTCTTTTGGTAAAGTCATCAAAGAAGCACAAAAAGCAGCAGAAGAATTGGCTAAAGATGACATCAATATTGAATTGATTGATTTAAGAACTATTCGCCCCTTGGATTATGAAACGATAATTAATTCTGTGAAGAAAACCAATAGATTGGTTGTACTGGAAGAGGCATGGCCATTTGGTTCTGTAGCGAGTGAAATTGCTTACATGGTTCAGCAAAAAGCTTTTGATTATTTAGATGCACCAATCAAGAGAATTACAACTCCAGACGCTCCATCGCCTTATTCTTCTGTTTTGTATGAAGCATGGTTCCCTAAAGCGGAAGAGGTGGTGAAAGCAGTGAAGTCAGTAATGTATAAATAA